The following coding sequences lie in one Apostichopus japonicus isolate 1M-3 chromosome 13, ASM3797524v1, whole genome shotgun sequence genomic window:
- the LOC139979045 gene encoding nucleoporin NUP188-like — protein MAQGRTTSVYQISHALICFCTSRSSQELLFIISGHSSIKSKELIKDELNDNKTRLLDGITIFKPHSSGSETKLKADKSVDHLEQRFLLLLSKFLDLDALQCQELFGCYLQHAFRGTGQQLQSILKDERSIQALILKVCDFYRSERLHLIHAIKHIIGFCQDSEHTYQVR, from the exons ATGGCTCAAGGGAGG ACTACATCCGTATATCAAATCTCACAtgctttaatttgtttttgcaCATCCAGGTCCAGTCAAGAACTATTGTTCATTATAAGTGGTCACTCATCCATTAAATCAAAG GAGCTGATTAAAGATGAACTCAATGATAATAAAACTAGACTTTTAGATGGAATTACAATCTTCAAACCCCACAG TTCCGGATcagaaacaaagttgaaagcTGACAAGAGTGTCGATCACCTCGAACAGAGATTTCTGCTTCTGCTTAGCAAGTTTCTG GATTTAGATGCCTTGCAGTGCCAAGAACTCTTTGGATGTTATCTTCAACATGCTTTCAGAGGAACTGGCCAGCAGTTACAG TCCATCCTCAAAGATGAAAGAAGTATCCAAGCACTCATACTGAAA GTCTGTGATTTCTATCGATCTGAGAGGTTGCATCTGATTCACGCCATCAAACACATCATTGGATTCTGTCAAGATTCGGAGCACACTTACCAGGTTCGATAA